A region of Amyelois transitella isolate CPQ chromosome 19, ilAmyTran1.1, whole genome shotgun sequence DNA encodes the following proteins:
- the LOC106132699 gene encoding uncharacterized protein LOC106132699 produces MQIPPPPPPPPGGSVTMVPEPRSSPILIVMNVINSLTHMVLGAVACSAFILVQVGIWNTHFSQHVYLCVTGYVILMAVAIMAYDPNTSWSRNLKYQEKRISHIILQTVGSILAITGSIIRIKNLNTNFQTAHGILGLVAMIMTVVSLLGGLTNLFLSGNNNRLLIKTVHSCFGSLTLVIAFICLGLGFDNAFRVVFGNPAANMCISFTVFAIVGIVLPPTLNTFNRIFNK; encoded by the exons atgcaaataccACCTCCCCCGCCTCCTCCCCCTGGTGGATCTGTAACGATGGTGCCTGAACCCAGGAGTTCTCCAATTTTGATCGTGATGAATGTTATAAATTCTCTGACACATATGGTCTTGGGCGCAGTGGCTTGTAGTGCTTTCATTCTTGTACAAGTTGGAATATGGAATACGCATTTCTCTCAGCATGTCTATTTGTGTGTTACAGGG TATGTTATTCTTATGGCAGTAGCAATAATGGCATATGATCCAAACACGAGCTGGTCAAGGAACCTCAAATACCAAGAGAAGAGGATCAGCCACATTATTCTCCAGACCGTGGGTTCAATATTGGCGATTACCGGCAGTATAATACGAATAAAAAACTTGAACACCAATTTTCAGACTGCCCATGGTATTTTAG GGCTCGTCGCAATGATAATGACAGTTGTTAGCCTCCTTGGTGGGCTtacgaatttatttttatccggGAACAACAATCGGCTCCTGATAAAAACTGTTCATTCCTGTTTTGGCTCCCTTACTCTAGTCATCGCCTTCATATGCCTCGGGCTTGGATTCGACAACGCTTTCAGAGTTGTTTTTGGTAACCCTGCGGCTAATATGTGTATATCTTTCACTGTATTCGCAATAGTAGGCATTGTATTACCTCCCACACTTAATACTTTCAATagaatatttaacaaataa